From Canis lupus baileyi chromosome 16, mCanLup2.hap1, whole genome shotgun sequence, a single genomic window includes:
- the LOC140607464 gene encoding ubiquitin-conjugating enzyme E2 N-like — MAGLPCRIIKETQHLLAEPVPGIKAEPDESNARYFHMVIAGLQDSPFEGGTFKLELFLPEEYLMAAPKVRFMTKIYHPNVDKLGRICLDILKDKWSPALQIHTVLLSIQALLSAPNPDDPLANDVVEQWKTNEAQAIETARAWTRLYAMNNI; from the coding sequence ATGGCCGGGCTGCCTTGCAGGATTATCAAGGAAACCCAGCATTTGCTGGCAGAACCAGTTCCTGGCATTAAAGCAGAACCAGATGAGAGCAACGCCCGTTATTTTCATATGGTCATTGCTGGCCTCCAGGATTCCCCCTTTGAGGGAGGGACTTTTAAACTGGAACTATTCCTTCCAGAAGAATACCTGATGGCAGCCCCTAAAGTACGTTTCATGACCAAAATTTATCATCCTAATGTAGACAAGTTGGGAAGAATATgtttagatattttgaaagataagtgGTCCCCAGCACTGCAGATCCACACAGTTCTGCTATCGATCCAGGCTTTGTTAAGTGCTCCCAATCCAGATGATCCATTAGCAAATGATGTAGTGGAGCAGTGGAAGACCAACGAAGCCCAAGCCATAGAAACAGCTAGAGCATGGACTAGGCTATATGccatgaataatatttaa